In a genomic window of Scyliorhinus torazame isolate Kashiwa2021f chromosome 5, sScyTor2.1, whole genome shotgun sequence:
- the LOC140419660 gene encoding uncharacterized protein, whose product MEGKSIVHSGEKPYIICVCGRGFARSSGLTSHKCSHTEEKPWNCADCGKGFTSPSQLETHRRSHTGERPFTCSKCGKGFTQSSDLLIHQRIHTGERPFRCSYCGTGFRKSSHLTAHQRIHTGERPFACAKCGKGFTQLSALQKHQRIHTGERPFTCSECGKGFTQSSLLLRHQLVHTGERPFQCPHCGKRFIGSGDLIRHQRVHTDERPFRCSHCGTGFRRSSHLTVHQRIHTGERPFTCSECRKGFTESSNLLSHQRIHTGERPFTCSKCGKGFTESSALRKHQRVHTGERPFTCSECGKGFTKSSHLLSHQRIHTGERPFICSKCGKGFTTSSHLLRHQRGHK is encoded by the coding sequence atggaaggaaaaagcattgttcacagtggggagaaaccgtatattatttgtgtgtgtggacgaggattcgctcgatcatcaggcctcacaagccacaaatgcagtcacactgaggagaaaccgtggaattgtgcggactgtgggaaaggattcacttccccatcccagctggaaactcatcgacgtagtcacactggagagagaccattcacctgctccaagtgtgggaagggattcactcagtcatccgacctgcttatccaccagcgaattcacactggggagagaccgtttaggtgctcttactgtgggactgggttcagaaaatcatctcacctcactgcacatcagcgaattcacactggggagaggccatttgcctgcgccaagtgtggcaagggattcactcagttatctgctCTGCAGaagcaccagagaattcacactggggagagaccattcacctgctcagagtgtggcaaaggattcactcagtcatccctactcctgagacaccagctagttcacactggggagagaccgtttcaatgtccacacTGCGGGAAGCGCTTTATAGGTTCTGGGGATCTGatacgccatcaacgtgttcacactgatgagagaccgtttaggtgctctcactgcgggactgggttcagacgatcatctcacctcactgtacatcagcgaattcacactggggagagaccgttcacctgctccgagtgtaggAAGGGGTTCActgagtcatccaacctgctgagtcaccagcgaattcacactggggagaggccattcacctgctccaagtgtgggaagggattcactgagtcatccgcactgcggaagcaccagcgagttcacactggggagagaccgttcacctgctccgagtgtgggaagggattcactaagtcatcccacctgctcagtcaccagcgaattcacactggggagagaccgttcatctgctccaagtgtgggaagggattcaccacttcatcccacctcctgagacaccaacgaggccacaagtaa